One Nitrospira sp. genomic window, ACTGGTCGAAGCCCGCTGTCCATAAGATTTAAGGTTAGTGTTGTTAGGTCACCCGCAGCTGGACGAATGTGGACGATTTCATGCAGGAAGTTGCGAATGCACGTCTCCATGATGGCGTTCATTACCGGAACAGTGGCAAGGTGGGGACCGAGATGGGAAAACAGATCGCTCGGCTGGCAATTGAAAAATACCGACTGGCACACAAATAATAACTACGGTTCCATGATAATGCGTCCGCTCGATTTCTCTTCCCCTTCACTCCATTTCGCCACAGCCTGCGCCATTTCTTCCAGCCGCTGAGCGGCACGGCCAAAGACGCTGTCGGACGGGTAGGTCCCATCAAGGTCTCGTTCGCCGGCTGCAACGCCCGTGAGCAGTTCCAGCGCTTCTTCGATTGTGTTCACGGCATACACGGAGAAGTGTCCTGATTCCACAGCCTCGACGACGTCGCGCCGAAGGGCCAAATGCTTGGTGTTGCGAGCGGGGACGATCACGCCTTGTTTGCCGGTCAACCCTCTGCGGGAACAGGACTCGAAGAACCCCTCGATCTTTTCGTTCGCGCCCCCAATCGGCTGGATCTCGCCCAACTGGTTGACGGAACCGGTCACGGCCAGCCATTGATGGATCGGCAGATCGGCGAGGCTGGAGAGAATCGCGGCGAGTTCGGCCACCGCAGCGCTGTCCCCTTCCACTTCCGAGTAGGTTTGCTCGAATGTCAACGAGGCGCTCATGGCGAAGGGGTGGGATCCGGCAAATTTCCCGGCAAGAAATCCAGCCAGTGTCATGACTCCTTTGCTATGGATCATCCCGGCGAGTTCCGCCTCGCGCTGAATGTCGATCACGCCCTTGGTCCCGATGTAGGTCCGAGCCGTAATGCGCGTGGGACGTCCGAACGAATAGTCGCCGAGCTGATGGACTGAGAGGCCGTTGACCTGGCCGACGACGTCGCCGTCGAGGTCGATCATCAATGTGCCTTCTTTGATCTCGTCCTGGATCCAGTGTTCTTCCAAATTCGAGCGATGGCGCTTATGTGAGACGGCGGTATCGACATCCGCGCGAGACACGAAGGAATGGCCTTCTTTCCTAGCCCAGTATCCCGCCTCGCGGATGAGATCGCTCACGAGGCTGAACCGCAACGACAGTCGGTCATGTCGATCGGCGAAGCGAAGCCCCTGCCTGATGATTTCAGCGACCGCATCGACGCCGAAGTGCGGGAGCCCTTCCTCGCGGCAGAGTTTGGCGATGAACCGGGCATATTGGCGATCCTGCTGCTCGCTTCTCTCCACCTCGGTGTCGAAGTCCACCTTCACCTTGAAGAGCTTGCTGAAGTCTTCTTCGTACGCTTGCAGGAGATGGTAGAGAATGGGCGGCCCGACCATAATGACTTTTACATTCACCGGGATCGGTTCCGGCCTCAGCCCCGCCGTCGAGAATCCGTAGAATTCTCCGGGGTCTTCGATCTTCACCTCTCCTGTCTTGATCACGCGCTTTAACGCCTCCCAGGAAAACGGTTGGCGCAGCATGTCCAAGGCATTCACGATCAAGTAGCCACCGCTGGCCAGCAACACGGCACCCGCGTGGATCTCCGTGAAATCGGTGTACATCACCCCCATGTGCGCCCGCCGTTCGATCTTCCCGATCAGGTTCGTATAGGTCGGGTGAGATTCGTCGATCACGGGGGCGCCGTCCGTCGGGTCGTGCTGTACGATGAGATTGACGAGAAAGCGCGATATGTCCGGACGTTTGAATTCCAAACCTGGGATGGCGAGGGTGGGTCCCTCGCGAGGAAGAAAATCCTTGTAGTGGTGCACGATGTCGTCACGAACACGCTCTAAAAACGTCGAGAGTGCCGGGATGTCTTGATAGGCCCGCCGCATGGTTTCGTAGCGGCCCTCCAAGACATTGGTGACCAGCTGACGGTCGAGGTGGCGCTGCTGGTGTTCAGCTTCCTTCTCAAGGCCGTGGATGCGGACATGGAATTCGCGGATTTCTCCTTCGAGGGTCTTGCGTCGTTCATTCAGGTCCCGCTGCTCCTCCTCGGTCATCGCCTCAATGTCGGCGTCTGCCATGGGCTTGCCGGCCTTGAGCGGCACAATCCCGAAACCCACTGAGGTCTCTTCAAAGCCGAATCCACGAGTCCGGCTGAATTCCGTTAATTCATGGAAGAGCGATTTTTTCTTCGTATCGATGTCGTCGTGCAGTTTGGCCTTGGTATCAAGATATTTCTTGCTCTCAAACGCCATGGGAATATCGCGTCGCAATCCATCGATGAACCCAGCCGTTTCTCGTTTAAACGAGGCCCCCTGTCCTGCCGGAAGAGCCAAACAGATCGGTCGAGAAGGGTCCTGGAAGTTATTGACATAACACCAGTCAGACGGAGCGAGCGCAGCCTGGGCCATGCGCTTGACCATCTGCCGAACGAGCGTGCCCTTTCCCGTACCGACTGGACCCGAGACGTAGAGGTTAAATCCGGGACTCTTCATGTTCAGCCCGAATTCCATGGCCTCGACAGCCCGTTCCTGTCCAATGATGTCAGTGAGGGGCTCCAGCTCGCCGGTATCCTTGAAACCAAGCTGCCCAGGGTCGATCACAGGGGCGAGCATCGAGACGGGAACTTTGAATTTGTCCATTGTCATCTAGAGCACCTTCGCTATTGGCGGCAGAAGAGTGACAACTGTTGCCTGTGGACCTTTGTCCCCCTGTTCAAGGCCGAAGACGACTTCAGTACCGTCCTCGAGTTTCTTGAACGTGAGCCCCTGCAGGGCATTGGCATGAAAATACACCTCGCCGCCTCCTTCTTTAAGGATGAAGCCGTATCGTTCCTTGGGGAAGAGCTTGCAGATCACGCCGCGATGGGGCGGCACGGGCGGCAGGCGCACCTCGGTTTTCGCTCGTTTTTCACGATACTTGCGGAGTTCGATGCTGATTGCTTGAAACGCAGACCGAATGGCCTCCTCAAACGTCTTGTCTTCCTTTCTGGCCGTCAGCGTGTGGCGTCCCGGCAGGGTGACAACAACGAGCGCTTCCGCGACATTTGCGAGTTTCTTGTGGCGCCGGTTCTTGATCAACGTGACTCGACCGTGAGTCAAATCGTCATGCCCTCGTCGGAGGTCATCCATTCGAGCTTCAATCTCTGTCTTCCAACGGGGGGTCATGGCAACGTTGCGGCTTTGTATTTCCAGTTCCATTGTGCCTCCACATCGTAATAGTTCAGTCTCTTTCACCGACTGGAGATCGCAAACGATATGCCGACAGGACAAGGGCTAAGGGGTATCGGTAAATCAGCAAGGGCTGGGTGTTTTATGACCCCAGTCATTCCGACCGATTCCAATATGGGGCATTTGTCCACAGTGCCACTCTGACCGGTGGAGCTCAATGCGACAGCGTGCGTTCATTCAGCGGCCTTCCCAAGCATTTGAAAGAGCGATGTCGGGTACGTGAATTGCGATCGTTCTCAGCATGCCGATGTTACGCAGACCAGCCCTGGAGCGCTATCTCCAGACCCGCTTTGGCCCAACGGCGCGATTGTTGTCCTACGGAGTCATCGGGAAAGAGAGTTCCAAGGGAGAGCAAAAACGGTATGGGTATGGCACACCCGTCAAATTGACGTTCCGAGTCGGGCGGCTGGTTCAGTCCGCAGTGCTCGAAACGATGAAGCCGGGTCCGTTCGGGCACGAACATATGGCCGATCGCGCCCAGGCGATACTGTGGGACTACGACTCCTATGGACGTCTATCACACCATGTGAAGGCCCTCGATGTGGGCGCCTTCGACGCCAACCAGGCGCTCTTTTCCCTCGCGGAGGCCCGTGAGTTTTTCGTGCTGAATGAATGGACCGATGGCGCAAGCTATCATGCGGATCTTGCACGACTGGCAAAAGGCGGGAGATTACGAAAGTTAGACCGGCAACGGACCGTCGCGTTGGCTCGTTACTTGGCTCAAATCCATGCCAAGAAACGGCGAGACGCTGATCTTTACAAGCGTCGGTTGCGTGAATTAATCGGTCACGGCGAATGCATCATGGGGTTGACCGATAGCTATCCCAAGCGTTGTGGCTTTATCACAGGCGATCTGTTGCGAACGGTGGAGGAGGTCTGCAACCAGTGGCGGTGGCGCCTTCGAGACAAGGTCAATCGTCTTTCCCAGGTTCATGGGGATTTTCATCCCTACAATGTGCTGTTCCGTACCGGGGAGGATTTTGCGGTGTTGGATCGATCACGAGGGGAATGGGGCGAGCCGGCGGACGACGTGACCGCGATGACGATCAACTATCTCCTGAACTCATTGATCAGCCGGGGCAAGCTCCAGGGGTCGTTCGAGATCTTGTTCCGATTGTTTTGGGACACCTATGTAGAGGTCAGCGGCGACAAAGAGGTTATGGAAACGGCTGCGCCGTTCTTCGCCTTTCGCGGCCTGGTCGTGGCCAGCCCGCTCTGGTATCCCAATCTGTCGATCGACATCCGACGCAGCCTCTTCCGTTTCATTGAAAACGTACTCGATGCGCCGCGCTTTGAGCCGGAACGGGTGAATGAGTATTGTGGACTCTAGAGTCCGTTACTCGCTAGCGGTTTGCCTCAATCGGTCGAACGCCCATGTCTATTCTTGCTGGCTGACCCATGACGATTGAGGCTACATCAAAGGCTTTCGCCATCTGGCTCACAGGGCTGCCTGCGTCCGGAAAGAGTACGATTGCAGCCGCGCTGAAGCCAAAGCTGGAAGAGATTGGTCCTGTCGAAGTACTCGAATCGGATGCGGTCCGCAGAATGTTGACACCTCATCCGACGTACAGTGTTGCAGAACGGGATCTGTTCTATCGTTCGCTCGCGTTCATGGGTGCAAGACTGGTCGCTCATGGCGTCACCGTTATCTTCGATGCGACAGGCAACAGGCGGGCGTATCGAGACTTTGCCCGCAGCCTGATTCCTCAGTTCATTGAGGTCGCCGTGGAGTGTCCGTTGGAGCTGGCCATGCAACGTGACTATAAGGGGACCTATCAGCGAGGCCAACAGGGAGAGTCCTCGACCGTGCCCGGGTTGCAAGATCCCTACGAAGCGCCGGCCCACCCTGAAGTGGCCATAGACGCGACTGCGCTTTCCGCAAACGACGCAGCGAGGAAAGTGCTGGAAGTTGTGAAAGAGAAATTGGCTCAACGCGGAATCGTGTGGGTGATTTTCGCATGATCTGGGAGCGCGGGTAAGAAATGGGTGATGATTTTCATAGCCAAGTATTCCTCGTCGCGAAAGCCGTACGCCTTGCGCTGAATGACACGAATGGTGTTGTTCAATCCCTCGACGCAACCCAGCGAGACTTTGTTCTCGGGCTTGCAGTAGGAGACGATACCCTCCCAATGCCGTTCGATCATGGCCGCGAATTTCTCGAAGGGCTCAAGCCGCTGCCAGCGCAGGCTGCTCTTCCAGTTCTCGAAGAAGCGTCGCGCCCAGCCTTCGCACTCGTAGTCCCAGAGTTGGCCGAAGGATTCCTTGAGCAGGTAGGCGATGTTGAGCCGCTTGTTGGCTGCGAGCAGTGTCGTGAGCGCCTTCCTGCCATCGAGGTCCAGGTTGTCCCGGTGCGACAGCAGGGTATAACGGTTGCCCTTGATGAAGCGGCGCTGGTCACCCTGCACCCGTGCATATTCGCTCCGGCGCACCGCATCCAGGGCATCGTTCAGATGGCGCAGGATGTGGAACTTGTCGAACACGATCTCGGCCTGCGGCGCATACGCGTGTGTCGCTTCACGAAACGGTCTCCACATATCCATCACCGCCACCTGAATCCCCTGGCACCGCCGTTCGCCGTAGGCCGTGAAGAACTGCTCAAGGTCTATCTGCTTACGGCCGGTACCACCGAACCAGATCGGCCGCTGCCCAACGAGGTCGCTGACCACCACCCGGTACTCGTGCCCCTTGCGGATACTGATCTCATCCACGCCGATCGCCGTCGTGGCCGGCAGCGGATGCCGGCGCAGTTGCTCGGCCATATACAACTTGTCCAGGTCCTTGACCGTGGTGTGATGCAGTCGCTCGGGCTCCGCCACATCCTTGACGGTCGTCTTGCGACACAACGCCCCCACATGCAGCGCATAGCGGGCCGTGTAACGCGGGTTGTGGGCCAGCCAGTCCAGATACTCCATGCGAACTCCACAGTCCGGACAGCTTACGCGAACCCGCTCGAACTCCAGCACGATGCAAAAGCCGCCGGCCGAAAGATCCCGCGTCCGCGTCACGCGCCGATCATAGACCGGGCAGCGAGGCCGGGCACAGCACGAACAGGTGCCGGTCTTTTTTTACGCCGCAATCGCACCACGCGCACATCCGGATCACCGAAAACACCCTTGAGCTGCGCGGCCGCGCTGAACCCAGGAAACGAATACAACTCACACAACGTTCGTGCAGGCTTCATCGGTGTTCCCATACGGCAAGGAGTATAACCACATGAAAACGCTATCCTACAGCTACGAACCGGGGCAATACTACGTACAATCGTTCACACGATTCCGCGTTGAGCCGAGAAATTTAACCCACTGTATTCTTGAGCACTTCTCCTGCAACCGCCGATATGCAGCTGTGCGAGCAATCGTCCAACGCTGCTTGATGAGGCTCTCTCCCGGTCGCTATAGTGTCGCACCATGAGGAAGACACCTGCGTCCCGTCGCAGAGGGGGGGGGAGCCCCCTTTCTGACACGAAGAAAAGCCCCTTCATTCCTACTCCCGCCTCGGCAGCCCTTGTTGCCGCATTTCGAGCTCTCGCCGTCAACGATCTGTACACGATGGCCCCGAAAGAGACAGCGCTCAGGGGATATGACTATTACCAGCAGCAACGGCTTCAGCACTATGTTTGGGGTAGGGACGGGGCGACGCTCACGGCGCAGGTGCAGGGAACCAGCCTGTATGAGGTTCTCTTTTCTCTCGACGAGGGGTTTCTCTCTTCGTTCTGTGACTGTCCGGCCTGGGATTTTGATCGGCTCTGCAAGCATATCCTTTGCGCCTGCTTTACTACCAAACATCTGCTGTCGCCCGAGACGGCCTCATTGTCGGATCGGCAACAAGTGCACCTGGCCGCGCGTCGCGTTGAGTTGCTCGGCGACCTTGCCGAGACAGGTTCCATCAAGGGGACGACCCCCTCGCGGAATGGGGAGGGTCTCCCTGGGTCGACCTATGAAATCGTGATCAACGTCGGCCGGCCATATCCGCAACTTGTGATCCATCGGAACGGTGTGCCGCTTCCCGCAGGATGGGTTTCCACGGTACCTCCCGAGTTGCGGCCACTCCAGAATCTACCCTGGTTTTCGTCAGGGTATGATGGGGACGAACCCTTCCAGCGCTATCTCCAGGTCTCTAAGCGCCGGTTCCCGATCGTGCTGAAAGCCGGCCTGGAATCTATCGCCCTCGAATGGACCCCGTTGGTTACCTGTCGGAGCAAAACCGAGATCGCTCTTGCCGGTGATGACGTAAAGATCCGCGCGGTCTGCATAGCTGACGGAACGGCGCTCGACAGAATCGTTCGGTTTCGCGGCTTCGTAGTCGACGTGAGTGGCCGCCGCTTGCTCTGCTTGGAGGACGAAAGCGGGTGGACTTCGTTTCGTGCGTTACGCAACGGTTTCCAAGGTTCCAACGCTGCTGATCCTGGGGGCGGTCCGGTCGGGACGTTGTGCGCGGTGACCTTACCGGACGGTCGGGGCCATGGGCGATGGCAGGGCATTGATTATGAAGTGGAGTTCACCGTCCCACGGAAGGAGTTCCAGTCCGCGCAGATCGATCTGATCCAGAAACAGGCCGACAAGACCTTGCGTGAACTTCTGCTGCGCGCGGATGGGGAAGAGGCGCCGGTTCATTCTTCTGACTCGATGTCGGTGGGCGAGGAGGTGTCGTACGCGTTGATTCTGGCGCCGCTCCCAGACGAGGCCGGCGCACCGACCGCCGCATGGATGCTACGGACGGAATGCCGGCGTGGTGACGCCCGGTTTATTCCGAGTGCCTCGACCTTTTCCTTCATCCGGGCGTTGGAGCAGGGGCGCACTATATCGGCCCCGTTGCGGGCACAAAAACGCAAGGGTGTGCTCTACGATCTATTCTTCACGTCGCTCACGGTCGGCGAGGCCAAGGAGCGAGATCTCCGCATTAAGACGGCGCTGGATCAGAGCGATTGGGCGAGGAGCATCCGTCTTGAAGCCGCTCAATGGCTGAGACACCATCTGTCGGTGTATGCCGGTCAAGATGTACGGTTGCAGGTCGAAGGGAGGCGATGGACACTTCACGCGATCGACAAACACCGCGAAGTATTGCTGTACCGGATTCCATTCGAGGTCTTCGGTCTGGACGCGTTTCACGGCATGCCCTCGTATGACATGATGAAAATCGATTCCCGCATACTGTTTCAACGATTGCCGGAGCTGTTGGAAAAGCTGGCGGCAGCCGGGATTGCATTGCTGTATGAAGACAAACCACTCCGGCCCATTCGGTGGGACTGCGCGGTCCACGTGGAACGTCAGGACCGTGAGGGGATCGGGATCGACTGGTTCGAGATCCGGCCGGAGATTCGCTGCGATGGGGTGGTGATTGATGAGACGGAGTGGCGGGCGGCCATCCGGCAGGGCGGAATGATCGACACTGGGAACGGTCTGCGGGTCTTGGATGGCCAGACCATGGAGCGGTTGCGCGCGATCATCGGTCTCACAGGTGATGCGCCGGAGGATCGGAAAGCAGCGCACGTCGTGCGTGTGCCTCGGTTGCAGATCTTTGATTGGCTGGCGCTACGCGAGCAGGGTATTCCTGTGTCGCTGCCAGCCGAGGACGAGGCGGTGTTGGCGCGCTTGCTGGGATTTGAGCGGATCGAGCCGCTGCCGTTGCCGAAGACCCTGCACGCGAAGGTGCGCTCCTACCAGCATGACGGCTACGCCTGGCTGGCATTTCTCTACGAGCATCGATTCGGTGCCTGTTTGGCGGACGATATGGGATTGGGCAAGACCCTCCAAACTATCTGTCTGCTGGCCGCCATCAAGGAGGGACGTATCAAGACGGCTTGTGGGGTGAAGGGCCCCCATCTGGTCGTCGTCCCGACGAGTATTCTTTTCAACTGGGAACAGGAGCTGGCGCGCTTCGCACCAGGTTTGAAGGTTCATGCGTATAGCGGGAGCGAACGGACCTTCGATGCCGGGGACGGCGAGGTGGTGCTCACGACCTATGGGTTGGCCCGTCGGGATATCGACACTTTAGCGCGGACGGCGTTCCATGTGATCGTGTTCGACGAAGCCCAGGCGGTGAAAAACATTCAGGCGAACACGACGGGTGCGGTCCGTCGGCTCCAGGGTCGGTTCAAGATCGCGTTGACCGGCACGCCGCTCGAAAATCATCTCGGCGAGTATTTCTCCGTGATCGACCTGTGTGTGCCGGGACTCCTGGGCGAATACGATCGCTTCAAAACCGATCTGAAACGTGTGGCGGGTCACACGCTCGATCGGGTGCTGCGACGGACGCGGCCCTTTATTCTGCGTCGGACCAAGGCCGAGGCCCTCCAGGACCTGCCGCCAAAAATCGAGCATGAGATGTTCCTCGAGTTGACCGATCGCCAAAAAGCGCTCTATCAACAGACGGTCGACCAGGTGCGCTCAACGATCGACGACGCCTATCGCACCAAGACTTCCGGGCAGGCGCAGTTTATCGCGCTCACGGCCATCCTCAAACTGCGGCAGGTCTGTCTTTCGCCTCGCCTTCTCACGAATCAGGCTAATGAGACGTCGCCTAAGCTCAGCTTTCTGATGGAGCGGCTCCAACTCTTGCGTGACGAGGGACACAGCGCCCTCGTATTTTCACAGTTCACAAGTTTTCTGGATCTTGCCCAGGAAGCATGCATTCGGCATGGGCTGTCCTACCACCGGTTGGATGGGTCCACGGCACCGGCTGCGCGCAAGGCCCGCGTGACAGCGTTTCAGACCAGTGAACAGCCGAGCGTGTTTCTCTTGAGTCTCAAAGCGGGAGGGCAGGGGCTGAATCTCACCAAAGCGAGTTATGTCTTTCATCTGGACCCCTGGTGGAAT contains:
- a CDS encoding ATP-dependent protease codes for the protein MTMDKFKVPVSMLAPVIDPGQLGFKDTGELEPLTDIIGQERAVEAMEFGLNMKSPGFNLYVSGPVGTGKGTLVRQMVKRMAQAALAPSDWCYVNNFQDPSRPICLALPAGQGASFKRETAGFIDGLRRDIPMAFESKKYLDTKAKLHDDIDTKKKSLFHELTEFSRTRGFGFEETSVGFGIVPLKAGKPMADADIEAMTEEEQRDLNERRKTLEGEIREFHVRIHGLEKEAEHQQRHLDRQLVTNVLEGRYETMRRAYQDIPALSTFLERVRDDIVHHYKDFLPREGPTLAIPGLEFKRPDISRFLVNLIVQHDPTDGAPVIDESHPTYTNLIGKIERRAHMGVMYTDFTEIHAGAVLLASGGYLIVNALDMLRQPFSWEALKRVIKTGEVKIEDPGEFYGFSTAGLRPEPIPVNVKVIMVGPPILYHLLQAYEEDFSKLFKVKVDFDTEVERSEQQDRQYARFIAKLCREEGLPHFGVDAVAEIIRQGLRFADRHDRLSLRFSLVSDLIREAGYWARKEGHSFVSRADVDTAVSHKRHRSNLEEHWIQDEIKEGTLMIDLDGDVVGQVNGLSVHQLGDYSFGRPTRITARTYIGTKGVIDIQREAELAGMIHSKGVMTLAGFLAGKFAGSHPFAMSASLTFEQTYSEVEGDSAAVAELAAILSSLADLPIHQWLAVTGSVNQLGEIQPIGGANEKIEGFFESCSRRGLTGKQGVIVPARNTKHLALRRDVVEAVESGHFSVYAVNTIEEALELLTGVAAGERDLDGTYPSDSVFGRAAQRLEEMAQAVAKWSEGEEKSSGRIIMEP
- a CDS encoding helicase SNF2, which translates into the protein MRKTPASRRRGGGSPLSDTKKSPFIPTPASAALVAAFRALAVNDLYTMAPKETALRGYDYYQQQRLQHYVWGRDGATLTAQVQGTSLYEVLFSLDEGFLSSFCDCPAWDFDRLCKHILCACFTTKHLLSPETASLSDRQQVHLAARRVELLGDLAETGSIKGTTPSRNGEGLPGSTYEIVINVGRPYPQLVIHRNGVPLPAGWVSTVPPELRPLQNLPWFSSGYDGDEPFQRYLQVSKRRFPIVLKAGLESIALEWTPLVTCRSKTEIALAGDDVKIRAVCIADGTALDRIVRFRGFVVDVSGRRLLCLEDESGWTSFRALRNGFQGSNAADPGGGPVGTLCAVTLPDGRGHGRWQGIDYEVEFTVPRKEFQSAQIDLIQKQADKTLRELLLRADGEEAPVHSSDSMSVGEEVSYALILAPLPDEAGAPTAAWMLRTECRRGDARFIPSASTFSFIRALEQGRTISAPLRAQKRKGVLYDLFFTSLTVGEAKERDLRIKTALDQSDWARSIRLEAAQWLRHHLSVYAGQDVRLQVEGRRWTLHAIDKHREVLLYRIPFEVFGLDAFHGMPSYDMMKIDSRILFQRLPELLEKLAAAGIALLYEDKPLRPIRWDCAVHVERQDREGIGIDWFEIRPEIRCDGVVIDETEWRAAIRQGGMIDTGNGLRVLDGQTMERLRAIIGLTGDAPEDRKAAHVVRVPRLQIFDWLALREQGIPVSLPAEDEAVLARLLGFERIEPLPLPKTLHAKVRSYQHDGYAWLAFLYEHRFGACLADDMGLGKTLQTICLLAAIKEGRIKTACGVKGPHLVVVPTSILFNWEQELARFAPGLKVHAYSGSERTFDAGDGEVVLTTYGLARRDIDTLARTAFHVIVFDEAQAVKNIQANTTGAVRRLQGRFKIALTGTPLENHLGEYFSVIDLCVPGLLGEYDRFKTDLKRVAGHTLDRVLRRTRPFILRRTKAEALQDLPPKIEHEMFLELTDRQKALYQQTVDQVRSTIDDAYRTKTSGQAQFIALTAILKLRQVCLSPRLLTNQANETSPKLSFLMERLQLLRDEGHSALVFSQFTSFLDLAQEACIRHGLSYHRLDGSTAPAARKARVTAFQTSEQPSVFLLSLKAGGQGLNLTKASYVFHLDPWWNPAVERQASDRAHRIGQQQTVTIVRILMRHSIEEKMMALKQRKLELYDAVMAGVVRDSGQGVLTKADFDFLLSPSA
- a CDS encoding HPF/RaiA family ribosome-associated protein; translation: MELEIQSRNVAMTPRWKTEIEARMDDLRRGHDDLTHGRVTLIKNRRHKKLANVAEALVVVTLPGRHTLTARKEDKTFEEAIRSAFQAISIELRKYREKRAKTEVRLPPVPPHRGVICKLFPKERYGFILKEGGGEVYFHANALQGLTFKKLEDGTEVVFGLEQGDKGPQATVVTLLPPIAKVL
- a CDS encoding adenylyl-sulfate kinase, whose amino-acid sequence is MTIEATSKAFAIWLTGLPASGKSTIAAALKPKLEEIGPVEVLESDAVRRMLTPHPTYSVAERDLFYRSLAFMGARLVAHGVTVIFDATGNRRAYRDFARSLIPQFIEVAVECPLELAMQRDYKGTYQRGQQGESSTVPGLQDPYEAPAHPEVAIDATALSANDAARKVLEVVKEKLAQRGIVWVIFA
- a CDS encoding aminoglycoside phosphotransferase family protein produces the protein MPMLRRPALERYLQTRFGPTARLLSYGVIGKESSKGEQKRYGYGTPVKLTFRVGRLVQSAVLETMKPGPFGHEHMADRAQAILWDYDSYGRLSHHVKALDVGAFDANQALFSLAEAREFFVLNEWTDGASYHADLARLAKGGRLRKLDRQRTVALARYLAQIHAKKRRDADLYKRRLRELIGHGECIMGLTDSYPKRCGFITGDLLRTVEEVCNQWRWRLRDKVNRLSQVHGDFHPYNVLFRTGEDFAVLDRSRGEWGEPADDVTAMTINYLLNSLISRGKLQGSFEILFRLFWDTYVEVSGDKEVMETAAPFFAFRGLVVASPLWYPNLSIDIRRSLFRFIENVLDAPRFEPERVNEYCGL
- a CDS encoding ISL3 family transposase encodes the protein MEYLDWLAHNPRYTARYALHVGALCRKTTVKDVAEPERLHHTTVKDLDKLYMAEQLRRHPLPATTAIGVDEISIRKGHEYRVVVSDLVGQRPIWFGGTGRKQIDLEQFFTAYGERRCQGIQVAVMDMWRPFREATHAYAPQAEIVFDKFHILRHLNDALDAVRRSEYARVQGDQRRFIKGNRYTLLSHRDNLDLDGRKALTTLLAANKRLNIAYLLKESFGQLWDYECEGWARRFFENWKSSLRWQRLEPFEKFAAMIERHWEGIVSYCKPENKVSLGCVEGLNNTIRVIQRKAYGFRDEEYLAMKIITHFLPALPDHAKITHTIPR